The Spirosoma sp. SC4-14 DNA window TGTATTCTTTCGTTCCTCAGTTGTGCCTGGGGCTTATTTGACGCCGTTATTTCATTTGTTCAGACAAATGCGGTAGCCGAAACGTCGTATGTCAAACGACGGTATACGCCCGAGGAACAAAAAAATAAGCCCAAACAATACTTCGAAGACCGGGCAGCAACGGGCGATCAACCCATGCCGGGCGACCCGGACGAAATTCGTCGGTTATCGGTCGCTCAGTTTATTTATTCGCTCCTTACGCTCATTGGAGCTATTCTGATGTTTCGCTTACAACGAATTGGTTTCTGGATTTATGTTGCCGGTGTAGCCGCTGGAATCATTTTACCAGTGGCTCTGTCGGGTTTCGGTGCCCTTAATACGTCGTTCGGGGTATTTTTCAGCGTTTTGTTTGCCGGACTCTACTGGACAAATCTGAAAGAAATGCATTAGTTCCTTATGCGCTGGTTATAGCGTTAACCCATACGATGCCAAAGCTTGCTGCGTACTATCGATGCTGGTATGATGCAGGCAGTGCATGCCCACCGTTCGGGCAATCTGCACAAACATATACCGGTCATCGATGTAAATAACCTGCTCTGGCTCGACCTGGGCCACATCGAGTGCTAACTGAAAAATATCGACATCGGGTTTGCGCAGATGCACATAGCACGACGAAACAAAAGCATCGATAAACGTATCCAATCCAAACTGACGAATTCGATAGGAGTTAATTTCACGGCCTTCATTATTAACCGCAATTAGCTTTAAGCCATAGGTCTGCTTCAACTGACTGATCAATTGAATCATATCAGCATATGGCTGCGACTGCTCCATAATGAACCGCGTAAATTCCAGTGGAGAGTAGGAGCGTTTTTCGTAGAATACAATGCGTTTCAGATAGTCATCGAGGCTTAATTTGCCCGCTTCGTAGGTATCGAACGTCAGGTGATGCCGTTCATTAAGCTGTTCGTAATCCAGGTTAAAGAGTTCAGCCGCGCGTCGGCGGGCATTCCGGTCCCAGCCATTGGTTAGTAATACGCCACCTATATCTAAAAACAGTGCTTTAATGGGTTGGAGTGAAGTCATGATCCGATTGTATGAGCTGCAATTTAAGGTAGAATCATGATAGCTGTTGCTGCGTATTGGCCGTCAGGCTTCTTAAGGTGGTTTGCTCATAGACAGATAGATTCGCATCGCGAACACGCTCCATAATGGGCCGAATCGTACACGTATCCTCATCATCGCAGTCGTCGCAACGGACATAAAAATTCAATGACACACAAGGAGTTGGTGCAATGGGGCCATCAATAATCCGGATCACCTGCGCCAGATTGACCCGATCGGGTTCAATTCGTAATAAATAGCCTCCGCCTTTTCCTTTCTGGCTTTGAAGAATGCCATGATTACGAAGTTCAAGCAAGATAGCTTCCAGAAACTTTTTAGGTATGTTCTCCTGCGACGATATATAAGAAATCAGAACAGGGCCATTGCCAAATTGCTCGGTCAGCACTTTTAAGGCTTTAATCGCATACTTCGCTTTTTTAGAAATCATTATTACTTCTCTGTGAATGGTTTCACTCTAGGTTATTGTAAATAAAGCACTTTGCTTATATTTTTCACTTAAAATATCATTAATAAGCAGATTTTCTTCAATTACTTGCCATTTTATTTATACAAACCCTACCTACGGTTACTATTAAATAGAATATCAAATCTATAGAAATAGTTATATTTAATAGCAACTATATAACTCCGAGTGGCAATATATACAAACTTAGAGGAAAGTACAAAAGTAAGAACGTGTTGGGGAATTTTATTTGGTGAAGCAGTCAAAGGCGTTGTAGCATGATCTGAATGTTTGCTAAATACAGCCAACTCACCGAAGAAGATAGCGTGTACTCGTAATCTTTGACGATGCGCCGGAAGAAATTCGTCCAGGCAATGCTCCGTTCAACGACCCATCGCTTGGCCACAGGCACAAAACCTTGGGTTGATTCGGGACGCGAAGCCTTCTCGAAATCGATGCTCCACTCGGTTAATGCCTGGGCAAAAGCTCCATTGTAAGCCTGATCGCCGTAAACCTTCTCCAGGCGTTCCCCAACTCGCCAAAGGATTGTCCCAATCAGAGAAATTGACGCCGGTCCTTCTGCTTCATTTGCCGCATGCACATCGACCACCCACAAGCGGCCGTCGGTATCCACGACGAACTCTCGTTTTCGCCCGTTGACGCGTTTATTGACGTCCATACCCCGGTGTTCGCAGATCATGGGATTTAACTTAACACTTTGTGCATCAATGCATAGAACAGATGGCTGAGCTTCCTTACCCACTCGTTTTCGGTCTGATTGATTCAAGGCTGCGTTGATTCGTTCGAAGGTGCCGTCCTGCTTCCAGCGGTCAAAGTAATAGTAAACCGCCTGCCAGTTAGGCCATTGCGGTGGCAGGTTCCGCCATTGACAACCGGTTCGCAGCAGCCACAGAATAACGTTGATGATCTGGCGCAATTCATGTTTTCGCTTGCGTTTGAGGTCAAAGAAAGGCGAAATTGCGTCCCATTGAGGGTCGGTCAGTGGTTGCCACTGTTTGGTCATCACTTTGCATTTTGGTCGATACAAAGTTGACACGACTCTCAACTCTTTTCAATTCCCCAACACGCTCTAAACGTTCTTAGCAGACACTCAGTAGGCTATTCATTCAACCAAAAAAAGCGATAGAATACAATCCATATCGCTTTTGCAAAATATGAAATGGCAAATAAGTGCTATTCAGCACAAGGCAGTGGGCAGTGAAAACCATTCATGCCTGCATCCGCAAAATTACCGGTGCAAGCATGAAGCGTAACCCCTTCGCCAGCATCCAATTGAGTATCTGTTCCAATAACCATTAAGCTAAGACTACCATCAGCGCCTTCCGTAAAATAGAATGGAGCTATTTGTTCTATTAAGCTAGGGCTTTCTACCAAATACAGGAATTAATGAGAACAGGGGTTTTGTTTAGATTAAAATCGATCTACTTCTTCCGGGGATTAATTAGAAACAAGCACAACAATTATTAATACTGTTTTGGCTAAGGCCTGCCAACAGTCTACCCATTTATCTATAAATCTTTTAATTTTTCAGCTACCGTTACTATTACCATTTTTGTCGGTATATTGAGGTAAAATTTTAGAATTTCTATTTTCAAATTTAAACCTGCGTTATAGACTATTCCAAAAGGACTTTCTTATAAAAATACCACCCATTCAGATCCAAGGTTTTTAGAGGAAAGATCTGCTTATTTCAATTAAGCAATAGCTGTGTTTTCAAATTTACTTACAAATATACCTAATGAAGCAAGCAAAGTGAATAAAATACTTGTCAATTGGGTTATATTCCAGTAGAGTTCAAAAGCCTCATCAGATGTATTTGGGCTAAAAACATACTCACTAAATAAGTAAGTAAACAAAGTTCCTGTAGCATAAATCAATATACCAGCACTTACCCAGAAAAAACCATAGAGGAATAAATTTTCTACTTTTAGTTCTTCAAGTAAATAGACAAAAAAGTATAGAACAGAAAAAATCAAATACACTCTAATTAAAGTATTGGTAATAGTCGATATTTCATCTTTTTTAAACGTAAAAATGCTCACAACAATAACAATCAAGAGTGCAACGAGTAGCCTTTTCTTAATAGACGAATTACGGATTACAGTAGCATATGTTATATAGACAATAATGGCCTGGATGCATGAAAATGCATTTTCCATCCCCAACGTATTGATACGATTTATTGCGCAATAAAGAAATAAGGATTCTTTAATAAAAGAAAGCAAAAAAAAGAAAGAAATTATCTTTAATTCCTGGCCCAGAAATTTATACCGATATACACTTATAAAAATTGGCAGCAACAAAAGAATATGCTGAATAAGGCTTAACGGATATCTCTGGGCCAGATAGAGGAATTTCTCCCACATTGCTGTTTATCTATTGATTTGATGCACACTGTCTGGGGCATGTCCATCCATCGCCCAGGGTGCCGCCATCATCATCCCCCGGCATATCTTTCAGGCCACGGCTATGGCTTTTCATGGCAATATCATGTCCATTAGCATCAACCGCGGTTAACAATACGCGAGGTTTCAGTTGGCCAACACCAGCCTGGGTAGGGTTGCCATCGGCGTCTTCCCAGCGTTTGGCCTGATGAATTCGTAGCCCAATACAACCGGGTTGAGCAAGAAGTTCTTTTACCTGATTGATTCCAAAATACTCGGAGCGCACATAATCGTCGGCCGATAGCCCAACGGCTAGTTTACGATCGCGGTAGGCACCGGTCATAGATTTAGCTTCGCTAGAGGAAAGGAAGCGGCCAGCATCTTCAGTGAAAATAGAAGCCATAAGTGTATTCTGTAGAAAATGGTTAACCTCCGAAAGCTATTATTTAACCTCGAACTTGTCAACGAATATAGAGTGAGCAGTATATTATACGGTCAGATTGAGCGCTAATCAAGTAGTTTTACGTAGTAAAGTACGGGCTTTTGCCTGCTTATTTTTTTATGGTTAAAACCAGGGTTTTTGCGCTTACAGAATAGCCATTGCGTGTCTACCTTTGTAATGTCGCTACTGGGCATCCAGAGCAACGTTATTTTCTCATCTCATAGGTTAGGTTAAAAAACACCTGTTAACATATTGATTAACAGGTGTTTTTATTTTCTCCAGCGAACCAATAATAAAACGAACACATACATGGTAAGGATACCGGAAATTCGCGCCGATGGTGTTATTCTTACCAAAAATAGGTTAGACTCAGCCGGGCAAAAAAGGGCGTACCGGGCGTAAAATGAATTTCGTCGACGGGAGCCGCTTCGCCTTTCAAACGACTCTCGGTATCGAATTGAGTTTCTTTCCAGCGGGTATTGAACAGGTTCTGTACCGACAGGCCCAGCATATAGGTGTGTCGGGTATAATTTACCTGCATATCTGTAACGAAATAGCCTTGGGCCACAACCGTGTTGTCTTCATTTGCCGGACGGTTGGCCATGTACCGATAACGCAGTGAACCACTTAGTCCATATTGCGTTTGCACCGATAAGCCTCCCGTCGATGTAAACACCGGGGCCAGAGGCAAATAATTTTGTCCGGCTTCGGCATCAAGTGAGCGAGGATGGGCCGTATTCAGGTCGACATCGGCAAATAAACTTTTCGTAAGTTGATACCGAATCGATAAATCGAGCCCCTCACGACGCGATCGACCACTGGGTTCAACTACGCCCTCGTCACCTACATACACAAACTCCTGCTCCATCCACAAATACCAGGCAGCCGCATTGATAAGCAGTTTTGGAAACGGCTTGAGAATGATTCCCAAATCGGAGCCGTAGGCACCGGGCAAAATTTCGCGGCCGTTTTGAGCCGTAACTACACGAGCGTCGTTGGAATGGAAGCCCTTGCCAGTATTCAGGTAGAGTTGAAGCCGAGGGCTAAACGTATAATAAAGGTTCAGTTTAGGCGATACAATAGCCTGAGTAACGTGTTTCGTCGTTATGGCGGGTATTGCCAGCACGTCTTCGTATTGAGAACGGAAGTAATCGACCCGTACACCAGCATTGATGCTGAAACGACCTGACACCTGAACGACTTCATCCGCATAAAGTGCTGCGTTTATTTCATTGACATTGCCATACTGGATTCGGTTCAGCGTTTCTACCCGGTTTCGCGTATGGGATAATTCGGTTCCGTGGGTCAGGTCCTGTCTATATTGCGCACCCAGCGTTGTTGTGAAGATAGTTTTGCCCAGATTGGTCTGGGTAGCATAACTGCCATTGTAGCCGAACAGATTCCGGTGCTCTTTCTGACGAATCTGATCGCCGTTGATACTATCGTTGAGAAAGAAGGTGAAGTTGGAATACAGCTCGAAATTGTAGTTACTATAGAAGAACTGGTTTTTGATGGTATGGTTTTTGGGCGTCACCGTTACCAGTTGCGCATTTATGTTCGTACGACTTGTTTCGCCCCCTTCGGTTGGGTCGATAGAGCCGAACCAGCCGATCTGCCCTGATTCGACGGCCCGGTCGGGTATCTGCCCCGAATGATTCCATTTGCTCCAGAAAGTTGATGCCGTTAGGGTTAAATTCGTATTTTCGGCAATATGGCTGTGGTATTTGCCCAGTACGTTTACTCGCTTAAAATGCTGCGGATTATCGAAGTATGAATTAGAATATGAGTACTCAGAAGCCAGATAGGCCGACTTATTTTTTGCCTTACCACGCTCGCCCAGCAAGTTGAGCCCGGCAACAGCCCGGTAGGTATCGAACTGCCCGGCTTCTACTTTCACAAACGACCGATCGAGGGCAGTCCGTATCCGAAAATTTGCCCAGCCTGCCGTGGCCAGATTGCCTTTATCGGTTGTATATGGCCCTTTTTTGAAATCGACGCCTTCTACCAGTTCTGGAATCACAAAATGCAGATCGGCATACCCCTGACCATGGGCATGAGAAACCATGTTAACCGGCATACCATCAACAGTTAGCCGAATGTCGGTGCCATGATCCAGATCAAATCCCCGCAGGAAAATCTGCTCGGCCTTACCGCCCCCGGCATGCTGGCCAATAAACAAGCCCGGCACTAGCCGAAGAATCTCCTGGGAGTTAGTAATGGGTCGCAGGCGAATATCTAATCCACTGATCAACTGCTGTTCATTGGCTTTCATCGCCGATACCGTTACGGCAGTAAGCGTTACGGGAGCCACCGTCAGCATGGTTTGAACATGAGTTGTCTGGTCATTCGTAATCCGAACTTCCTGCACGAGAGAAGCATACCCAACATGCGAAAACTCAACTTTGTAGGGCGACGCTACCAACCCATCGAACCGATAGCGACCCAGTTCATCGGTCAGAGTAGCTTTGCCCAGCCCAACCAGTTGCACCGTTACATTTCGCAAAGGCAAATGGGTGTTGCCATCGAATACGGTACCGATAAGCGTACCCAAATGTGCATAAGCCGTCTGGATGGTTAATAGAGAAAGGAGAAGTGCGGAACGTATATTCTTGCGTTTCATTTTCCGAAATAGGTGAATAAAGTTACCATTTTCGCCATAAATCGAGAAATTCATCGCAGTTAACGAAACGTAGACCTCCTATAGCGAGCTTTTTTGATGGTAGTTGTTGGCGTTGACCCACTCTAGCTTTCCGACTAAAATTGGTCATGAGCAATCGCCCATAACACCTGATTCGACCTGCAACTGATCGTTTTCTACCCGACGAAGCCGATTGGCCGTAAGTACCGAAATGGAAATGAGCGGACTGATACTTCCCAGCAGGAAAAAATGGCGAGCTTCACCGGAAGCAGCATCGTAAAGGCTGATTTGTTCAAACGAGAACCTCGTCGATCTGAAGGCGTAGGGCTATCTTCCGGCAAATGAGACTCTCCAAATTCATCAAACCTGTGGTCAAAGGGCGGAGGGTCATGAAAATTGGAGGGTCGGCCAGCGGGGCACGAACACAGTATAGTTAAAATAAAAGAAGGTCAGCAGAACAGGTAAGCTAACCCATTCTAGATCAGATGGTCATGCGAATTTAACGAATGCCAGCTTACGCCACTGTACACAAAATAGAAGAGAACCGCCAAAGTGCCCCAATCAGTAGTTGTGTGTTATGGGCTTTTAACCAGGTAGTCATTCATGCATCGGATGTCTGACAAAAGTATCAACAACACTCATCAATGCAGGAATAAAAGTGGTTAACGAGCCAACTATTGGGGTAAATGAATGTCGACCATTTTAGAGACTTCGCCAGTGCTTCAATCAACCACTACAAGCTGAATACTAGCGACCTGCTTACCGAACGGGCGGACATTTTATGCGTCCCGGCAATATATATTGTATTGAAAAATTGGTTAATAAGTAACTGTCTTTATGAAGCTCATTACTCCCCCGATCAGTTGTTGTGAACAACGTTGGCTGATCCCGGAAGAGCTGTTGCGCTAGTTCATAGCGACTCATATTTACCCGTGCGGCATCATATTCGAACCGACGGTCGGCCATCAATGCCGATACGCCCTGCAATCCACCCTGTGCATAAGAGCCGCCTACATCGTCGAGATAATTTGTAAATGTATAGCGGAAACCTACTTCAAAATTTATATTGAAGCTATTGTTCAGTTTATACCGCATGCCCAAACCAACGGGAACAGCTACTGTCACCAGCGAATATACTTTTTCGGCTTCGGCCCCTCCCTGCCCTTCTGTATGTAATGGTTGTAGTTTCACCCACTGTCGGGCAGCAAATTCGCCGTTATTTCCGTTGGTGGCGGTTGGAGTTCTGGCTTCTGGATTATGGGCAATAACCGCTAACCCTCCAAACAGATAGGGTGTAAACCTGGCCCGGATTGTTGGTTTATAGCCGTCAGCTATGAAAGTATAAATACCCGTAAACGACACCTCTTTTATATCGTTTCGAAAATGAAGGTTACGGGAATACTCAAAGGCATATGTTGAAGCATCCTTTCGGCTATAGGTATAGTCATCACCTACGATTCGAGCCCACGCAAGCATAGCACGAGCACTAAAATTAGGCGTAAACTGACGCGTATAGCCTAATGAAACATTCCAGCGGGGTAGGGTGGCCAGGTCTTTTATCAGGTGGCTATACGTTGCCAAATCACCAAAATACGTTGACGTTCCCACTCCTAACGATATAGCATCATAGTGTATAAAACGGGTTTTGGCTTGCCATTGCGCTTGCCCTGCGTTTGGTAAACCTAGCAACAAACATACCCCTGCTAACCATTTGTACATAGCCACTCTCATATACGTTTCGAATCAAACCGAATGCCTCCGCATCCGGCCTATTAGGATTTAGTTCTCAGGAAGAATAGATACATACGGGCAATCAGCACAACTCTTATTTTTGCCTGCTCTGGTGTTTTGCCTAAAAAACGAGCTGGCAATCAATTCATTGTAGATTATATATACCTATACCTAAAAATTGCTTATATATAGATTAAGTTCTTTAATTCGCCCAATAAATGCCAGGCCCGAAAAACAGCAACACCTGGCATTTGCGCAGAAGGGCAACTAGAGATAACGCGGAGTCATAATATGAGTTTTAGAACGCCCGATTTCGTAGCGCAGCATAAATTCATGCGAACTAGGGGCAATATCCTTAAAGGCGTTCATAGTCCGGTCGTAGGCATAGCCAAAGCGGATTTGGTCGGTCAGTTGTATTTCCAGCAAGCCCACCAGCGCATCGGTTGTATAGGTAGACCAGGAAGAGAACTGATTTTTACGCAGGGATGCGCCAATAGCGATTTTATCGACAAACCAAAAATTGATATTGGCATCGACGCCCAGATTACTGCCTTCAGCATACCGCAGTAGTGTGGATGGTTTCATTTTTACATCCGGGCTAAGCTCTACCACAAATCCGGCTCCCAGATAAGCCTGTCGAAGCTGAGTTGACCGATACCCACCCGTATTATATTCGTTCAGTTTATTTTTAATGAGCCGGGGTACCGAGATGCTTATGTAGGCCCGATCGCTACTCAAATAAAGACCTGTACCGAAATTAGGCAGCATTTTAGATATGTTATTGGCAAAATTCGGATCGGGTTGTCCCGCATTTCCAGGGTTAACCAAAACATCTACCAGATTTGCCTGATAGC harbors:
- a CDS encoding HAD family phosphatase; translation: MTSLQPIKALFLDIGGVLLTNGWDRNARRRAAELFNLDYEQLNERHHLTFDTYEAGKLSLDDYLKRIVFYEKRSYSPLEFTRFIMEQSQPYADMIQLISQLKQTYGLKLIAVNNEGREINSYRIRQFGLDTFIDAFVSSCYVHLRKPDVDIFQLALDVAQVEPEQVIYIDDRYMFVQIARTVGMHCLHHTSIDSTQQALASYGLTL
- a CDS encoding Rrf2 family transcriptional regulator, whose amino-acid sequence is MISKKAKYAIKALKVLTEQFGNGPVLISYISSQENIPKKFLEAILLELRNHGILQSQKGKGGGYLLRIEPDRVNLAQVIRIIDGPIAPTPCVSLNFYVRCDDCDDEDTCTIRPIMERVRDANLSVYEQTTLRSLTANTQQQLS
- a CDS encoding IS5 family transposase, which translates into the protein MTKQWQPLTDPQWDAISPFFDLKRKRKHELRQIINVILWLLRTGCQWRNLPPQWPNWQAVYYYFDRWKQDGTFERINAALNQSDRKRVGKEAQPSVLCIDAQSVKLNPMICEHRGMDVNKRVNGRKREFVVDTDGRLWVVDVHAANEAEGPASISLIGTILWRVGERLEKVYGDQAYNGAFAQALTEWSIDFEKASRPESTQGFVPVAKRWVVERSIAWTNFFRRIVKDYEYTLSSSVSWLYLANIQIMLQRL
- a CDS encoding TonB-dependent receptor; translation: MKRKNIRSALLLSLLTIQTAYAHLGTLIGTVFDGNTHLPLRNVTVQLVGLGKATLTDELGRYRFDGLVASPYKVEFSHVGYASLVQEVRITNDQTTHVQTMLTVAPVTLTAVTVSAMKANEQQLISGLDIRLRPITNSQEILRLVPGLFIGQHAGGGKAEQIFLRGFDLDHGTDIRLTVDGMPVNMVSHAHGQGYADLHFVIPELVEGVDFKKGPYTTDKGNLATAGWANFRIRTALDRSFVKVEAGQFDTYRAVAGLNLLGERGKAKNKSAYLASEYSYSNSYFDNPQHFKRVNVLGKYHSHIAENTNLTLTASTFWSKWNHSGQIPDRAVESGQIGWFGSIDPTEGGETSRTNINAQLVTVTPKNHTIKNQFFYSNYNFELYSNFTFFLNDSINGDQIRQKEHRNLFGYNGSYATQTNLGKTIFTTTLGAQYRQDLTHGTELSHTRNRVETLNRIQYGNVNEINAALYADEVVQVSGRFSINAGVRVDYFRSQYEDVLAIPAITTKHVTQAIVSPKLNLYYTFSPRLQLYLNTGKGFHSNDARVVTAQNGREILPGAYGSDLGIILKPFPKLLINAAAWYLWMEQEFVYVGDEGVVEPSGRSRREGLDLSIRYQLTKSLFADVDLNTAHPRSLDAEAGQNYLPLAPVFTSTGGLSVQTQYGLSGSLRYRYMANRPANEDNTVVAQGYFVTDMQVNYTRHTYMLGLSVQNLFNTRWKETQFDTESRLKGEAAPVDEIHFTPGTPFFARLSLTYFW
- a CDS encoding type IX secretion system membrane protein PorP/SprF, which translates into the protein MSNSFLAKKWAALFILLFSLDCSVWAQQDKMFSQYMFNMMALNPAYAGSREVLSMSALYRSQWTGIQGAPQTATFTMDMPLNRERIGVGLQLYSDKVGVFQEAGAFASYAFRIPVGDRSTLALGLQAGASSYQANLVDVLVNPGNAGQPDPNFANNISKMLPNFGTGLYLSSDRAYISISVPRLIKNKLNEYNTGGYRSTQLRQAYLGAGFVVELSPDVKMKPSTLLRYAEGSNLGVDANINFWFVDKIAIGASLRKNQFSSWSTYTTDALVGLLEIQLTDQIRFGYAYDRTMNAFKDIAPSSHEFMLRYEIGRSKTHIMTPRYL